A window of the Lysinibacillus irui genome harbors these coding sequences:
- a CDS encoding S8 family serine peptidase: MKKFTFMKFLSSIIAFVMVLFLLVPLSSASAEESKPFKQDSQSESILQLKAAIAEQLSLSKDGPTLHESLQNVSGNQEVAVIVHLSETPVALEQGMSQVKGQKFSNARANEVRSNVKAQQAKVKKELATKNVQMTQGYTFDTVLNGFAATVKANDLPKLLSIEGITLIEPDAIVYASEDNTMKSSELIKEDQLEAQMNTSISFLGIEQLWNEGIEGQGIKVAVLDTGIDADHPEFAGIYKGGKNFIPNSSTYTKPRADDDASETLPSERPAGTPEFNEKGSSFYTSHGTHVAGTIAAIGANKFGIKGIAPKVDLYAYRVLGAYGSGATSGIVKAIETAVTEKMDVINLSLGGGANSETDAGSFAINNAMMAGTIGVIATGNSGPNRGTMGTPATARLGIAVGNTTNPETKYNGEVNVTVGDYNLTKQLPLMGTTFGRDLATQLQGEFDLVAIPGNGEVKDFEGIDVEGKVALISRGSIAFVDKIANAKANGAVATIIHNFAGGTNAPNISGTFLGDSFAFLPTFDMSQTDGDAIRAALAGGTGKVSFSQFTSTQTLGDEVNDSSSRGPSTPNFDIKPDVSAPGTNIMSTIPMYKKDFPDADYAEAYDRKTGTSMATPHITGIVALLKQANPDWNAFDIKVALSNTAKVLDKTKYDVFSQGAGRVNAYAAAHPEILAYALDSAILDGTGAVSENLKGTVTFGPQPLKDQDISVTKQVLVKDIKGNGGNYNVSIDVTKTFGDATVTVDQPTFNLVGEQLLNITLTASQATAPNGSEILGYIHISGGATEISLPFAADFGSEAVTELKDLKITETDLSFNGDGVKDSAVLSFTLTGDVTTNYIELWDIMNPQGGEYGDGYIGYLHAGTALGKGSYTLNIAGQYKPWGPEPATTIPDGLYTIDFTGLAASGVVSDYVGPIIVKTTKPEITGSVTEGVATGQVTDKYIDYNEELYLYGLNYNLNDKLKASYISTINGEVQAPVPFELNQDGSFTFPVTAETNAVSVKIEDAAGNVGEALIYENDVVEPKVTLSVNPTELNLTVGETAQLTVTETSTPPEGEATEEDVTSKATYVVGDENVATVANGLVTAVGEGTTTITISYGDNEAKINVTVKAPVVETPIVTLEIDQAKVETRIGKEVSVKITEVTTFEGKTTEKDVTTLATYEVTNDKIASVKAGAVKGKGQGTTTITVTYGDHTLTFDVVVEKPGNGNGNGNGNGNGNGNGNGKDNNEVTEVEL, translated from the coding sequence TTGAAAAAGTTTACGTTTATGAAGTTTTTAAGTAGTATTATAGCTTTCGTTATGGTGCTTTTTCTATTGGTTCCATTATCGAGCGCTAGTGCTGAAGAATCTAAACCATTTAAACAGGATAGTCAAAGTGAAAGTATACTTCAACTTAAGGCGGCCATCGCTGAACAGCTAAGCTTGTCTAAAGATGGTCCAACTCTTCACGAAAGCTTACAAAATGTATCAGGCAATCAAGAAGTTGCAGTCATCGTACATTTATCTGAAACGCCTGTGGCACTAGAGCAAGGAATGAGCCAGGTGAAAGGCCAAAAGTTCTCTAATGCGCGAGCAAATGAAGTACGTTCAAATGTAAAAGCTCAACAAGCAAAAGTAAAAAAAGAGTTAGCTACTAAAAATGTTCAAATGACTCAAGGCTACACATTTGATACTGTTTTAAACGGTTTTGCGGCAACAGTGAAAGCAAATGATCTCCCGAAACTGCTTTCAATAGAAGGAATTACATTAATCGAACCTGATGCAATTGTTTACGCATCAGAAGATAATACAATGAAATCATCGGAACTTATTAAGGAAGATCAATTAGAGGCCCAAATGAACACAAGTATTTCTTTCCTTGGGATCGAACAGCTGTGGAATGAAGGAATTGAAGGACAAGGAATAAAAGTAGCAGTATTAGATACTGGTATTGACGCAGATCACCCTGAATTCGCTGGAATTTACAAGGGGGGGAAAAACTTTATTCCAAATTCATCAACTTACACGAAGCCTCGAGCAGATGACGATGCATCGGAAACATTGCCTTCTGAGCGTCCTGCCGGAACACCTGAATTTAATGAAAAAGGAAGCTCGTTCTATACTTCTCACGGTACCCATGTTGCTGGAACCATTGCAGCAATCGGAGCAAACAAATTTGGTATTAAAGGAATTGCTCCAAAAGTAGACCTTTATGCTTACCGTGTTCTTGGTGCATATGGAAGTGGAGCTACATCTGGTATTGTTAAAGCAATTGAAACCGCTGTAACAGAAAAAATGGACGTTATTAACCTTTCTCTTGGTGGGGGAGCTAACTCTGAAACGGATGCTGGTTCATTTGCTATTAATAATGCAATGATGGCTGGAACAATCGGAGTAATTGCGACAGGGAACTCCGGCCCAAATCGCGGAACAATGGGCACGCCTGCAACTGCTCGTTTAGGAATTGCTGTCGGTAACACAACAAATCCTGAAACAAAGTATAACGGGGAAGTGAATGTTACTGTTGGTGACTACAACTTAACAAAACAGCTCCCATTAATGGGAACAACTTTTGGAAGGGATTTAGCAACACAGCTTCAAGGAGAATTTGACCTAGTTGCTATCCCTGGAAACGGGGAAGTAAAAGACTTTGAGGGAATCGATGTAGAAGGTAAAGTGGCATTGATCTCTCGTGGCAGTATCGCCTTTGTTGATAAAATTGCGAACGCAAAGGCAAATGGAGCAGTCGCAACAATTATTCATAACTTTGCTGGTGGAACAAATGCACCTAATATTTCAGGTACATTCCTTGGTGATTCATTTGCTTTTCTACCAACATTTGATATGTCCCAAACGGATGGCGATGCAATTCGAGCTGCATTGGCAGGCGGAACTGGAAAAGTTAGCTTTAGTCAATTTACTTCCACACAGACACTAGGAGATGAAGTAAACGATTCAAGTTCCCGTGGACCATCTACACCAAACTTTGATATTAAACCAGATGTAAGTGCACCTGGAACAAACATTATGTCAACGATTCCAATGTATAAAAAGGATTTCCCTGATGCAGATTATGCAGAAGCATATGATCGTAAAACAGGAACTTCTATGGCAACACCGCATATTACAGGTATTGTTGCATTACTTAAACAAGCAAATCCTGATTGGAACGCGTTCGACATAAAAGTGGCGCTTTCTAATACAGCAAAGGTTTTAGATAAAACAAAATACGATGTGTTCTCTCAAGGAGCAGGTCGTGTAAATGCTTATGCTGCAGCGCATCCAGAAATTCTTGCCTATGCACTGGATAGTGCAATTTTAGATGGAACTGGAGCTGTTTCAGAAAACTTGAAAGGTACAGTTACGTTCGGTCCACAACCACTTAAAGATCAGGATATTTCCGTAACAAAACAAGTTTTAGTAAAAGATATAAAAGGGAACGGCGGTAATTATAACGTATCAATTGATGTGACAAAAACATTTGGTGATGCAACTGTTACAGTCGACCAGCCAACATTTAACCTAGTTGGTGAGCAATTGTTAAATATTACATTAACCGCTTCACAAGCTACTGCACCAAACGGCTCTGAAATACTAGGGTATATTCACATCAGCGGTGGAGCTACAGAAATTTCATTACCATTCGCAGCTGACTTTGGCAGCGAGGCAGTAACTGAACTTAAAGATTTAAAGATTACAGAAACAGACCTATCCTTCAACGGTGATGGAGTGAAAGATTCAGCTGTCCTTTCATTTACATTAACTGGAGATGTAACAACTAACTATATCGAGCTTTGGGATATTATGAATCCTCAAGGTGGAGAATATGGTGACGGCTACATCGGCTATCTTCACGCAGGTACTGCACTAGGAAAAGGATCTTATACGCTGAATATTGCTGGGCAGTACAAACCATGGGGACCAGAACCTGCCACAACAATTCCAGATGGTCTCTATACAATTGACTTTACTGGTCTTGCGGCATCAGGAGTAGTGTCCGATTATGTTGGACCAATTATCGTGAAAACGACGAAACCAGAAATTACTGGTTCAGTTACTGAAGGTGTCGCTACAGGACAGGTAACAGATAAATATATCGACTACAATGAAGAGTTATATTTATACGGTTTAAATTACAATTTAAATGATAAATTAAAAGCTTCCTATATTTCGACGATTAATGGCGAAGTACAAGCACCAGTTCCTTTTGAATTAAATCAAGACGGTAGCTTCACATTCCCAGTAACAGCAGAAACTAATGCTGTATCTGTAAAAATTGAAGACGCTGCCGGGAATGTTGGTGAAGCCTTAATATATGAAAATGATGTAGTTGAACCAAAAGTAACGCTTTCTGTCAATCCAACAGAGCTAAACCTAACAGTTGGAGAAACTGCACAACTTACGGTAACAGAGACATCTACTCCTCCAGAAGGTGAAGCAACAGAGGAAGATGTAACTTCAAAAGCTACTTATGTGGTTGGAGATGAAAATGTTGCAACAGTAGCAAATGGATTAGTAACTGCTGTAGGTGAGGGCACGACTACGATTACTATTTCATACGGTGATAATGAAGCTAAGATAAATGTTACAGTTAAAGCACCTGTTGTAGAAACACCAATCGTAACACTAGAAATTGACCAAGCTAAGGTTGAAACTAGAATAGGTAAAGAAGTTTCAGTTAAGATTACTGAAGTAACTACTTTTGAGGGAAAAACAACAGAAAAAGATGTTACAACGCTTGCAACCTACGAAGTAACAAACGATAAAATAGCTTCTGTAAAAGCGGGGGCTGTAAAAGGAAAAGGTCAAGGTACTACGACAATTACAGTAACGTATGGTGATCACACATTAACATTTGATGTGGTGGTTGAAAAGCCTGGTAATGGCAATGGCAATGGCAACGGTAACGGTAATGGTAATGGTAATGGCAACGGTAAAGATAATAATGAAGTTACCGAGGTTGAGTTATAA
- a CDS encoding two-component system regulatory protein YycI translates to MDWNRTKSIFIFVFLILNIFLYSLYVNRYNEAKDIEVPGEKTIEARLKDDNITYGTLPNNIETASYMTAQVHKFTTAEFSNSNQQINIKDSKADSKARAIFIKPVKLRNVSDDASFTDFVLANITEGESYALWKVDREERVAVFFQKTNNRMFYYNGSLKIKWNANNEVTMYEQTMIDNIEEMEQQETVIPPLQIIQTLYAKGTLKPDSRITQMKLGYSTLVKLTRTQVLVPTWEVQVKLSDGQKEEYFVNAVEGKVIEIQEDKQESEEEDWGVE, encoded by the coding sequence ATGGATTGGAATAGAACAAAATCTATTTTTATATTCGTTTTTTTAATTCTAAACATCTTCTTGTATTCCCTTTATGTAAATCGCTATAATGAAGCGAAAGATATTGAGGTTCCAGGTGAAAAAACAATAGAAGCTCGTTTAAAAGATGATAATATTACGTATGGCACACTACCAAATAATATTGAAACTGCTTCGTATATGACAGCTCAAGTCCATAAATTCACAACAGCTGAATTTAGTAATAGCAACCAACAAATTAATATTAAGGATTCAAAGGCGGATTCAAAGGCTCGTGCTATTTTTATAAAACCTGTTAAATTACGTAATGTGAGTGATGATGCAAGCTTTACGGATTTTGTCCTTGCAAACATAACTGAAGGAGAATCTTACGCCTTATGGAAAGTAGACAGGGAAGAACGAGTCGCTGTTTTTTTCCAGAAAACCAATAATCGAATGTTTTATTATAATGGTTCATTAAAAATTAAGTGGAATGCTAACAATGAAGTAACGATGTATGAACAAACAATGATTGATAATATTGAGGAAATGGAACAACAGGAAACTGTCATTCCGCCTCTTCAAATTATTCAAACTTTATATGCAAAGGGAACGCTCAAGCCAGACTCGCGTATTACGCAAATGAAGTTAGGTTACTCCACGCTTGTTAAATTAACTCGAACTCAGGTATTAGTGCCAACATGGGAAGTTCAAGTGAAATTATCTGATGGACAAAAGGAAGAGTATTTTGTCAATGCAGTTGAAGGCAAAGTGATCGAGATCCAGGAGGACAAGCAAGAGAGCGAAGAAGAAGACTGGGGAGTTGAATAA
- a CDS encoding amino acid ABC transporter permease, whose product MPSFSHFFHILMETKGVFFKAMLLTLELTVVSILLGIVIGLAFALLKISNIKILELISDIYVYLVRGTPLIVQIFILYFGISGIFLLPDFWAASLALALHNGAYISEILRGAIQSVDKGQFEAGRSLGMTKTLTLRRIILPQAFRRALPPLGNQFIISLKDSSLAAFISMNELFNVATTLGSNNFDEMTYLLIVAVYYLLLVALMTFVVKRTELKLTVSDR is encoded by the coding sequence TTGCCAAGTTTTTCGCATTTTTTTCACATACTAATGGAAACAAAAGGTGTATTCTTTAAAGCTATGCTTTTAACATTAGAGCTGACGGTGGTTTCTATCTTGCTTGGAATCGTCATCGGACTTGCCTTTGCCTTATTAAAAATTTCTAATATAAAAATTTTAGAACTTATTTCAGATATATATGTCTATTTGGTTCGCGGAACACCGCTGATTGTTCAAATATTTATCCTCTACTTTGGAATTAGCGGGATTTTCCTTCTTCCTGATTTTTGGGCTGCTTCACTTGCTCTAGCGTTACATAATGGAGCTTATATTTCTGAAATTCTTAGGGGAGCAATTCAGTCAGTCGATAAAGGCCAGTTTGAGGCAGGACGCTCTTTGGGAATGACAAAGACACTGACATTAAGAAGGATTATTCTCCCACAGGCATTCCGTAGAGCATTACCGCCTTTAGGCAATCAATTTATCATAAGCTTAAAAGATTCTTCGTTAGCCGCATTTATCTCCATGAATGAGCTGTTTAATGTGGCGACAACACTTGGGTCAAATAATTTTGATGAAATGACTTATTTACTCATTGTAGCAGTCTACTATTTATTACTGGTAGCGTTGATGACATTTGTAGTGAAACGAACTGAACTAAAATTAACAGTAAGCGACAGATAG
- a CDS encoding S1C family serine protease: MSYFQDDDKNSDFLKKDEIPKSPLQERLEREEQEMQAKRLKKKGGGKGGYFFSGLIGVIIGALLVWLMLPGLVNQMPGTTSSSTAKNNTTINQVATEVTTDVTSAVDKASDAVVGIANIQEVTSGGFWSPPSTTTKEAGSGSGVVYKIEGDKAFIVTNNHVIEGAKQLEVTMQDGTKEPAQLVGHDVWTDLAVISINSKNVKTVATFGNSDVLKQGETVIAIGNPLGLEFYGSVTTGVVSGKDRSVPVDLNGDGTEDWQQEVLQTDAAINPGNSGGALVNLAGELVGINSMKIAESSVEGLGFSIPINSAIPIIEELEKNGEMKRPTMGVSLADLTDVPSFYQQQTLKLPAEVTTGVVVTDVMNNSPASKAGVQQYDVIVEMDGQKIETTIDLRKHLYNDKKIGDKLTLKVYRQGKLVELSLTLTNGNTL, from the coding sequence ATGAGTTACTTTCAAGATGATGATAAAAACAGTGATTTCTTAAAAAAGGATGAAATACCGAAATCACCGCTGCAAGAAAGGTTAGAGCGTGAGGAGCAGGAAATGCAGGCCAAGCGTCTTAAAAAGAAAGGCGGAGGAAAAGGCGGTTATTTCTTTAGTGGTTTGATTGGTGTTATTATAGGAGCATTACTTGTATGGCTTATGTTACCGGGACTTGTCAATCAAATGCCTGGAACAACATCAAGTAGTACTGCAAAAAATAATACAACAATTAACCAAGTTGCAACAGAGGTAACGACAGATGTTACTTCAGCGGTAGACAAAGCCTCAGATGCAGTTGTTGGTATTGCAAATATTCAAGAAGTAACAAGTGGAGGTTTTTGGAGTCCACCATCAACAACTACAAAAGAAGCGGGCAGCGGTTCAGGTGTTGTTTATAAAATCGAAGGTGATAAAGCCTTTATCGTCACAAATAACCACGTTATTGAAGGGGCCAAGCAGCTAGAGGTCACAATGCAAGACGGAACAAAAGAACCTGCACAACTAGTCGGTCATGACGTTTGGACTGACCTTGCAGTTATTTCTATTAACTCTAAAAATGTTAAAACAGTGGCGACATTCGGGAACTCAGATGTTTTAAAACAAGGGGAAACGGTCATTGCCATTGGGAACCCACTTGGTCTAGAATTTTATGGCTCTGTTACAACGGGTGTTGTTTCAGGTAAAGACCGCTCTGTACCGGTAGACTTAAATGGTGATGGCACAGAAGATTGGCAACAAGAAGTATTACAAACAGATGCTGCGATTAACCCAGGGAATAGCGGGGGAGCACTTGTGAACTTAGCTGGAGAATTAGTAGGGATTAACTCCATGAAAATTGCTGAATCCTCAGTGGAAGGTTTAGGATTTTCTATTCCAATTAATTCAGCTATTCCAATTATCGAGGAATTAGAGAAAAATGGAGAAATGAAACGTCCAACAATGGGAGTTTCACTGGCTGATTTAACAGATGTCCCATCATTCTATCAGCAACAAACATTAAAATTACCTGCAGAGGTGACAACAGGCGTTGTTGTAACAGATGTTATGAATAACTCACCAGCATCAAAAGCAGGTGTTCAACAATATGATGTTATTGTTGAAATGGATGGTCAAAAAATTGAAACAACAATTGATTTACGCAAACATTTATATAATGACAAAAAAATTGGTGATAAACTAACATTAAAAGTGTACCGTCAAGGTAAATTAGTCGAACTATCACTAACATTAACAAATGGTAATACATTGTAA
- a CDS encoding CxxH/CxxC protein — protein sequence MEKYSCESHIDHALDMFVAEQKEFPIMDKIEEDKKLSTKCSYCEQPAEYIVSSK from the coding sequence ATGGAAAAGTACAGCTGTGAAAGTCATATAGATCACGCTTTAGACATGTTTGTAGCAGAGCAAAAAGAGTTCCCAATTATGGATAAAATCGAAGAGGATAAAAAGTTATCCACAAAGTGTAGCTACTGTGAACAGCCTGCGGAATATATTGTATCAAGTAAATAA
- a CDS encoding amino acid ABC transporter ATP-binding protein, translating into MIKIKQLNKSFGDLHVLKNIDMTVYESDVVCLIGSSGSGKSTLLRCLNFLERKDNGHIIIEGNEVNPRTDDLNKIREKVGMVFQNFNLFPHKTVLENIIEAPIMVKGVGKEKAIIKAKQLLKKVGLEDKSDVYPSKLSGGQKQRVAIARALAMEPDIMLFDEPTSALDPELVGEVLTTMKDLAEEGMTMVVVTHEMGFAREVADWIVYMHDGKIIERGTPEQFFNHPKEERTREFLTATMLK; encoded by the coding sequence ATGATTAAAATAAAACAATTGAATAAATCATTCGGAGACTTACATGTATTGAAAAATATCGACATGACAGTCTACGAGAGCGATGTTGTTTGTCTAATAGGATCGAGCGGATCAGGGAAAAGCACCCTCCTTCGCTGTTTGAACTTTTTAGAAAGAAAGGATAACGGCCATATTATAATTGAGGGAAATGAAGTCAATCCACGAACAGATGACCTTAACAAGATTAGAGAAAAGGTAGGTATGGTGTTTCAAAATTTCAACTTATTCCCACACAAAACGGTTCTGGAAAATATTATTGAAGCACCTATTATGGTAAAGGGTGTAGGCAAAGAGAAAGCTATCATCAAAGCAAAACAATTACTGAAAAAAGTAGGTTTGGAAGATAAGTCGGATGTCTATCCTAGTAAGCTATCAGGGGGGCAAAAGCAACGGGTGGCGATTGCTAGAGCACTTGCGATGGAACCAGACATTATGCTTTTTGATGAGCCAACATCGGCACTCGATCCCGAGCTTGTGGGAGAGGTTTTAACAACCATGAAAGACTTGGCTGAAGAAGGTATGACAATGGTTGTTGTAACCCATGAAATGGGATTCGCAAGAGAAGTAGCTGATTGGATTGTGTATATGCATGATGGGAAAATTATTGAACGCGGCACACCTGAACAATTTTTTAACCATCCGAAAGAGGAGAGAACTCGGGAATTTTTAACTGCGACAATGCTTAAATAA
- the rlmH gene encoding 23S rRNA (pseudouridine(1915)-N(3))-methyltransferase RlmH, with the protein MNITIVSVGKLKEKYLKMGIDEYVKRLGGYAKIDVIEVPDEKAPEQLSEAEMDIVKKKEGERILAKISQDAYVIALAINGKMKTSEQMAADIESLMTYGKSKITFVIGGSLGLHEDVLKRADELQSFGKMTLPHQLMKLVLVEQIYRSFRIMKGEPYHK; encoded by the coding sequence GTGAATATAACGATTGTATCAGTCGGCAAACTAAAAGAAAAGTACTTAAAAATGGGTATCGATGAGTACGTAAAACGTCTAGGCGGCTACGCAAAAATAGATGTGATTGAGGTACCAGACGAAAAGGCGCCTGAACAACTAAGTGAAGCCGAAATGGACATCGTCAAGAAAAAAGAGGGGGAACGCATACTAGCTAAAATTAGCCAAGATGCCTACGTGATCGCTCTAGCTATTAACGGTAAAATGAAAACCTCCGAACAAATGGCAGCGGATATTGAATCTCTTATGACCTACGGCAAAAGTAAAATCACCTTTGTCATCGGTGGCTCCCTCGGCCTACATGAAGATGTCCTAAAACGAGCCGACGAACTACAATCCTTTGGCAAAATGACGCTACCGCACCAGCTCATGAAGCTCGTGCTAGTGGAACAGATTTATCGAAGCTTTAGGATTATGAAGGGTGAACCGTACCATAAGTAA
- a CDS encoding MBL fold metallo-hydrolase — protein MRFSVLASGSTGNSIYVENDDYSFIVDAGLSGKKMEQLFTKIDRNMKQLSGIFVTHEHSDHIKGIGVLARKYNVPIYANAKTWQAMDGLVGDIPIEQRFEFEMDTVKHFGSLAVESFAVSHDAADPMFYTFHENDRKLVIITDTGYVSDRMKGIIRGADSFVFESNHDVNMLQMGRYPWSIKRRILSDVGHVSNEDAAIAMSEVVFDKTTNIYLSHLSKDNNMKELARMSVTQTLQSCGILVGEHVHLFDTDAEEPTTLVTV, from the coding sequence ATGCGATTTAGTGTTTTAGCTAGTGGCAGTACAGGAAATTCGATTTATGTAGAAAATGACGACTACTCTTTTATCGTCGACGCTGGCCTTAGTGGGAAAAAAATGGAGCAGCTTTTTACAAAAATCGACCGTAATATGAAGCAGCTTAGTGGTATTTTTGTTACACATGAGCATAGTGATCATATTAAAGGGATTGGTGTACTGGCACGAAAATATAATGTACCAATTTATGCAAACGCCAAAACGTGGCAGGCAATGGACGGGCTAGTTGGCGACATTCCTATAGAGCAACGCTTTGAATTTGAAATGGACACAGTGAAACATTTTGGTTCTTTAGCCGTTGAATCCTTTGCCGTTTCTCACGATGCAGCAGATCCAATGTTCTACACTTTCCATGAGAATGATCGTAAGCTTGTCATTATTACAGATACGGGCTATGTCAGTGATCGTATGAAGGGTATTATACGTGGTGCAGATTCTTTTGTTTTTGAAAGTAATCATGATGTTAATATGCTTCAAATGGGACGTTATCCTTGGTCGATTAAACGTCGTATTTTAAGTGATGTAGGACATGTTTCTAATGAGGATGCCGCTATCGCAATGAGTGAAGTTGTGTTTGATAAGACGACCAATATTTATCTTTCGCATTTAAGTAAGGATAATAATATGAAAGAGTTGGCACGTATGAGCGTCACACAAACATTGCAATCTTGTGGCATTCTTGTAGGTGAGCATGTGCATCTTTTTGATACAGATGCAGAGGAACCTACAACATTAGTCACGGTTTAA
- a CDS encoding YycH family regulatory protein, protein MKYIEPVKSVVLFLLVMLSVVLTFLIWTYTPDYKYIEKTELEEILIKPQKDMEDVIRPYKAIFRSDEEFKGTVSNAAMKDIMKVFKGWNVLDLVPVNNNLSANYVNQIIGTNNRMTIFFTGEIPFSAFNTIFQYTDKELPETTFNRMIIDWSNYNSKDLMIYYISGNNQSLFRSHVSVPNMNQFIQEVIEPAKKYGTFKEIERESQTSLYVDNNKTESVKFTYYIEEISPELFKNVLFTDPNIVRRNIESASSEKYTDGMSLMTLDTNLKSLNYVYPAAESGIRIEPSKLLKDSFEFINEHGGFTADFRYASTSTNKNQMDYQLYLQGLPVYSNHVITRMTTIWGDSRIFHYKRPYFSLDMDIEAEKEIKELPSGVNIAERLKNANNIALADIDEIVLGYYLTQNQELNIFTFEPCWFVIRNGSWIKLTPEVLGGVKNGLE, encoded by the coding sequence ATGAAATATATAGAACCAGTTAAATCTGTTGTACTATTTCTACTCGTCATGCTGAGTGTGGTTTTAACCTTTTTGATCTGGACCTATACACCTGATTATAAATATATAGAAAAAACAGAGTTAGAGGAAATTCTAATTAAGCCTCAAAAAGATATGGAGGATGTTATTCGTCCATACAAGGCTATTTTCCGTTCCGATGAGGAATTTAAAGGTACAGTATCTAACGCAGCTATGAAAGATATTATGAAAGTATTTAAAGGCTGGAATGTATTAGACTTAGTGCCTGTTAACAATAATCTTTCTGCAAACTATGTCAATCAAATCATTGGCACAAATAATCGCATGACAATCTTTTTCACTGGAGAGATTCCTTTTTCAGCCTTTAACACGATTTTTCAGTATACGGATAAGGAATTACCAGAAACAACATTTAATCGTATGATTATAGATTGGAGCAATTATAATAGCAAGGATTTAATGATTTATTACATTAGTGGTAATAACCAATCATTATTCCGATCACATGTCAGCGTGCCAAACATGAATCAATTTATACAGGAAGTCATAGAGCCTGCAAAAAAATATGGCACTTTTAAAGAAATTGAGCGAGAAAGCCAGACATCTCTTTATGTAGATAACAATAAAACGGAATCTGTAAAATTTACGTACTATATTGAAGAAATCTCACCAGAATTATTTAAAAATGTATTATTTACAGATCCAAATATTGTACGGCGCAATATTGAAAGTGCGTCTTCTGAAAAATATACAGATGGTATGTCATTAATGACGTTAGATACAAATCTAAAGTCATTAAATTATGTTTATCCAGCTGCAGAGAGCGGTATTAGAATTGAGCCATCAAAACTTCTAAAAGATAGCTTTGAATTTATTAACGAGCATGGGGGATTTACTGCAGATTTCCGCTATGCTTCAACGAGTACCAATAAAAATCAAATGGATTATCAATTATATTTGCAAGGTTTACCGGTCTATAGCAATCATGTCATTACCCGGATGACGACAATTTGGGGAGATAGCCGGATTTTCCATTATAAGCGTCCATACTTTTCCTTAGATATGGATATTGAAGCAGAAAAGGAAATAAAAGAATTGCCTTCTGGAGTAAATATTGCCGAGAGATTAAAAAACGCAAATAATATTGCCTTAGCTGATATTGATGAGATTGTTTTGGGTTATTATTTAACGCAAAACCAAGAACTTAATATATTTACATTTGAACCATGCTGGTTTGTCATTCGTAATGGATCTTGGATTAAACTAACTCCTGAAGTATTAGGAGGTGTTAAAAATGGATTGGAATAG
- a CDS encoding transporter substrate-binding domain-containing protein gives MLLNKKLLLVFSTIVVCFLSGCAEKQKLEDGSELINKNQFVFATSGEFKPFSYINDDLTMSGFDIEVGEAIAKEMGLEPVQKRIKFKGIVEGVKTGRADAAVASHTINPQRSKHVSFSTPYYYSGPKIFTRPDSKIRTVEDLKGKEVAVAKGSTYADTASKYTDKIKTYDSDITALKALSSGRHDAVITDFVTGKTAEKEGFEIKGQQLINRSEQAIVLPQDNPKLLKRVNETLEQLRENGTLTQISIKYFGEDITKKSE, from the coding sequence ATGTTGTTGAATAAGAAGTTACTATTAGTCTTTAGTACAATTGTAGTCTGCTTTTTGTCTGGTTGTGCTGAGAAGCAGAAGCTTGAAGACGGATCTGAATTAATAAATAAAAATCAATTTGTTTTTGCTACTTCTGGTGAATTTAAGCCATTTAGTTATATAAATGACGATCTCACAATGTCGGGCTTTGATATTGAGGTTGGTGAAGCGATTGCAAAGGAAATGGGCCTTGAGCCGGTTCAGAAACGAATCAAGTTCAAAGGGATTGTTGAAGGGGTAAAAACAGGCAGAGCAGATGCAGCCGTTGCAAGCCACACGATTAACCCACAGCGAAGTAAACATGTTTCTTTCTCTACCCCGTATTATTATTCAGGACCAAAAATTTTCACCAGACCGGATAGTAAGATAAGGACTGTTGAAGATTTAAAGGGAAAGGAAGTAGCGGTTGCAAAAGGATCAACATATGCCGATACAGCTTCTAAGTATACAGACAAAATAAAAACATATGACAGCGATATTACAGCATTAAAGGCGTTGAGTAGCGGACGTCATGATGCAGTAATCACAGATTTTGTTACAGGAAAAACTGCTGAAAAGGAAGGGTTTGAGATTAAAGGACAGCAATTAATTAATCGCAGTGAACAAGCAATCGTGCTGCCCCAGGATAATCCAAAGCTATTGAAGCGAGTAAATGAAACTTTGGAGCAACTTCGGGAAAATGGAACATTGACTCAAATCAGTATCAAATATTTTGGTGAGGACATTACCAAAAAATCAGAATAA